CCCTTGGCGTCCTGGCCGTTGTTCAACAGCATGGCGCCCTTGTCGCGGTAGTCGATGATCTGGTAGAGCAACCGGAACGAGGAGTTGGCGGAAAGCGCTGCGCCGTAACCCAGGTTGTAGTACGTCTGCTCGGCAGTGGCGCCGGTCGTGTTGATCAGCGGGTTTGCCTTAGTGCGGACGTTCTCGACGCCAAGGTCAACCTTGCTGTAATCGCCGATGTTGAACTTCAGTCCGGCGGTCCAGTGGGTGATCCTGGTGTTGTCGTCATCCGCCATCACCGCAGCGTCGGTGGAACCAACGCCGGCGACGATGGAGCGGTACTGGGCAGCGGAACCGGTGAAGTCCAGGCCCTTAGCGAGGTTCACGCCGACCGTGCCCTCATATCCCTTGATGTTGACCGGGTTCTTCCAGCCGCCGATCGCGCCCCAGGAGCCCGGAGCTCCGAAGAGGGGATCGATCTTCTTGTAGCCGGCGGTGAGGGCGACGGTGCGGATGTTGAACGCGAGTTTGGCGTCGATGGCTTCGTGCTTGCCGTCAACCACGGAGTTATCGGTGTTGAGCTTGAACTTCTTGCCGCGCTCGAACATGTTGCTGTTCGCGTATTCGGCCTGAACGCCGATGCCGCGGATGAGCTTGAGCGAGAGGTCGGCGCCGTAGACGGAAGCGCGACCGACGTCCATCGGCTTGTAGCCGGCGAGGGCGTCGACGCCCGTGTACGGGGTGAGGTCGGTGTTGTTGATGCCGGCGTTGATGTAGCTGAGGCCCAGGGTGCCGCCGAGCGGCGTGCCGAGGACGGCGCGGATACCGGCGGACTGCGTGGCCGGAGCGAACATGAACGGCAGGCCGCGGAGCGACATGTTGGAACGAGCGCCGAAGAGGGCTTCGGGCATCGTCAGGATAGCGGCGTCGCCTTCACGGGTCATGGCGTAAGGAGCGTTGGGGCTGTAGACGCCACCGGTGAAGAGAACCGGGTAGCCGGCTCCGTTCGGGAACATGCCGTTGACGTCCGGTCCGCCCTGCATCAGGGAGGTGCCGTGCGTTCCGGCGTAGGCGCTGATGGCGATGCCACCGATGTTGAAGCCACCCTTGGCGCCGGTGAAGATAACTTCGCCGTTGTCGGTGAAGGGAAGGTTGGTGTAGGTGTCGTAGTCAACGAGCTTCAGGGTGTAGGGTGTGAACTGCACGCCGGTTTTGCCGGCCTCAAAGTCGACCTTGCCGAGGAGTTTGAGGTCAAGCGGCGCGGAGATATAGGCCTTGAGGGGCGTGATCTCGCTGTTCATGCTGCCCTTGGTGGTGCTGCCGTAGGGGAAGCCACCGCGGTTGAAACCGGGGTCGTTCGGCCAGACCGGGGAGGCCGCATAGGCGCCCGCGAAGTTGCCGATATTGACGTCGGTGACGGCGGAGATGGTGTCGCTGACTCTGGCGCGGATGTTGAGCTGGGTGTTGTAGGCGATCTGTGCGAACTCAAACAGGTTGGTCGTGGGAGCCAGCGGGCGGCCGTCGATGTCGACGGGGGCGCCGGAGAAGTTGTTGGTGCTGCTGTTGACCGCGTAGACAGCGGGGTTCTTGAGGGTGTCGCGGTTTGTGGACGACAGCTTGGCGATGACGTCAGCCTGGCCGGTGATCTTGATGCGATCGATTTCTTTTTCGATCTTGGTCACGCGGTCGGTCAATGAGGCCAGGTCTTTGCGAAGACCGGCAACGTCCACCTGCAGCATTTGCAGTTCAGGGGCGAACTGGTCGACGAGCTTTTTGAGCGCGTCGAAGTCGTCCTTGGTGACGAATGCAGCGAGGTCCGAGGTCTTGGCGTAGCCGCTAAGATCCGGAGGAGTGCTGGTGGACGACGGGATGGCCGCGATCTGATCCTTGATGCTCTGTTCGAACTGGGGGATCATACGGGCGATCGCCGTGGCGAACTCGTAGCGCGTCATAGCGCGCTTGCCGCCGAATGTGCCATCGGGGTAACCGATGACGATGCCCCTCTGGGCGAGGGTGTTGACCGCTTCGTAGGACCAGTGGTCGCGCGGCACGTCTGCAAACGGAGCTTGCGCGTGCGCCGTGGTGGCCACGATCGCTACTGTAGCGATACCCATCAATAGTCTCTTCATACTTTTCCTCCTGAAAAGAGCCAGAGACATTCCGGGACCTCGTTGACCTGGTCCTTGATGGGTGTGGAAATCGGCGCAGTGTCCATGTTTCCTGCTTCGCCTTCCGTGCCTCTCAAGGCTTCGATCAATTTCGATACCGGGCCGCACACAACCGGCGAACCCGCCGATGGAGGTGCGACATTCGCTTCCCACTTTTCACGCCGAAGAAGATTCCGGCGCCGCAGACTGTGGGGAAGCATTCAGCCTGCGCAGCACGACATTTCAATGTGCGGACCCGTATCGGGGCCGCACCGCCATGCATATATTGGATAAAACGTGCCGGTTCCTTAGCGGCTAAAACTCCGCTGAAACCCGGATGCGCAAGCATCCACCTACACGGTTTATCCCTTACTCTATCTTAGCGATTGGTGCAACACGTTTCAAGCAAGGCCATCCTTGTCGTACCCATTCTGCCATGAGGTTATTCTGCATTTCATCGGCTAACGCATTCCCATCGGTGATTAGTTCGAAAAATCCGCGGAGTCCGGGGTATTGGAATCCTCACTCGGCGGCACGGCGCCTTTGCGGCAGTGGACCGGCCGCACCGCGACCCGGCACACTGGATGTAGAGGGCCGCAGCGAGCATGCCAGAGAAGAGACGGGTCTCGTACCTGGCGTAACGAATTTCACAAGACCGGTGTCACGATCGATTACTGACCGTGGACCGCAAGCAGGCACGACCCGTACGGGCCGTCTGCCGGCCATACCATAGAAGAGCATTTCGATGAACGTGGAGAACAATAGAACAAGACGGCCGGCGTGGGTTGAAGTGGACCTCGGCGCGATCCGGCGCAACGTGGCGGCGGTCCGCAAATGGGTCGGTCCGGAATGCGGCGTCTGGGCCGTGGTGAAGGGAAATGCGTACGGACACGGACTGGTTCCGGCGGGACTCGCGGCGTTGAAGGGCGGCGCGGCCGGGCTGGCCGTCGCGATCCCGGATGAGGCGATTGCGCTGCGCGATGGCGGCGTGGCGGCGCGGATTCTGGTGATGGGAATCTCCGAACCGGCCGCGGCGGACGATATCGTGAGGAATGGCCTGGACGCGGCGGTCTCCACCGTGGAACTGCTGGCGGCGCTATCCGATGCCGGGCTGCGTTATGGAACGCCTGCCCGAGTGCACGTGAAGGTGGATACCGGCATGGGACGGGTGGGCGTGCTCCCGGAGAGCGCGAATGACTTCCTGCGGCGCGTGGCGCAGGCGCCCGGGGTTCGGTGGACGGGGCTGATGACGCATTTTGCCACGGCGGATGACGACCCGGAATACGCCCTCGAGCAATGGCGCCGGTTCTCTGCGGTTATCGAGGCTGCCCTCTCGATGAGGGGGGCCCCGGATCCTCTCTGTGTACACGCGGCGAATTCCGCGGCCACCTGCCGGCTGCCGCAGTCCTACCAGGCGACAGCGGGGGCAGCGCCGATGGTGCGGCCCGGGCTCCTGATATACGGTATCTCGCCGATGGACGGTGGGTTCGGCCCGAGCGTGGAGCCGGCGCTGAGCCTGAAGGCGCGGGTCACACAGGCGCGAAACGTGCCCGCGGGGACGT
The DNA window shown above is from Armatimonadota bacterium and carries:
- the alr gene encoding alanine racemase, translated to MNVENNRTRRPAWVEVDLGAIRRNVAAVRKWVGPECGVWAVVKGNAYGHGLVPAGLAALKGGAAGLAVAIPDEAIALRDGGVAARILVMGISEPAAADDIVRNGLDAAVSTVELLAALSDAGLRYGTPARVHVKVDTGMGRVGVLPESANDFLRRVAQAPGVRWTGLMTHFATADDDPEYALEQWRRFSAVIEAALSMRGAPDPLCVHAANSAATCRLPQSYQATAGAAPMVRPGLLIYGISPMDGGFGPSVEPALSLKARVTQARNVPAGTCVSYGATVTTVRPTRLAIVPVGYADGYSRANSNRASVLLRGKRVPILGRVCMDQFVIDATESGAEIGDEVVLIGRQGDEAVTVLDEADWAESIHHEVLTRLSDRLPRVYEG
- a CDS encoding S-layer homology domain-containing protein translates to MKRLLMGIATVAIVATTAHAQAPFADVPRDHWSYEAVNTLAQRGIVIGYPDGTFGGKRAMTRYEFATAIARMIPQFEQSIKDQIAAIPSSTSTPPDLSGYAKTSDLAAFVTKDDFDALKKLVDQFAPELQMLQVDVAGLRKDLASLTDRVTKIEKEIDRIKITGQADVIAKLSSTNRDTLKNPAVYAVNSSTNNFSGAPVDIDGRPLAPTTNLFEFAQIAYNTQLNIRARVSDTISAVTDVNIGNFAGAYAASPVWPNDPGFNRGGFPYGSTTKGSMNSEITPLKAYISAPLDLKLLGKVDFEAGKTGVQFTPYTLKLVDYDTYTNLPFTDNGEVIFTGAKGGFNIGGIAISAYAGTHGTSLMQGGPDVNGMFPNGAGYPVLFTGGVYSPNAPYAMTREGDAAILTMPEALFGARSNMSLRGLPFMFAPATQSAGIRAVLGTPLGGTLGLSYINAGINNTDLTPYTGVDALAGYKPMDVGRASVYGADLSLKLIRGIGVQAEYANSNMFERGKKFKLNTDNSVVDGKHEAIDAKLAFNIRTVALTAGYKKIDPLFGAPGSWGAIGGWKNPVNIKGYEGTVGVNLAKGLDFTGSAAQYRSIVAGVGSTDAAVMADDDNTRITHWTAGLKFNIGDYSKVDLGVENVRTKANPLINTTGATAEQTYYNLGYGAALSANSSFRLLYQIIDYRDKGAMLLNNGQDAKGSVAVGQFTVKF